A portion of the Burkholderia pseudomultivorans genome contains these proteins:
- a CDS encoding DUF2214 family protein: protein MIVRWLLAAVHLSAFGVAFAAIAGRNRALRRLIASAQAADLPGVFKADAVWGLSALVLIATGLARAFGGFEKGSAYYLHEPLFHLKMTALVLILLLEVVPMLGLIRWRAAARQQRMPDIGRARTYVRIGHWQAMLVIVIVFAASGMARGIGAAG from the coding sequence ATGATTGTCCGTTGGCTGCTGGCGGCTGTCCATCTGAGCGCATTCGGCGTCGCGTTCGCGGCGATCGCGGGGCGCAACCGTGCGCTGCGCCGTTTGATCGCGTCCGCGCAGGCCGCCGATCTGCCGGGCGTATTCAAGGCCGATGCGGTGTGGGGGCTGTCGGCGCTCGTGCTGATCGCCACCGGCCTCGCGCGTGCATTCGGCGGGTTCGAGAAAGGCAGCGCCTACTACCTGCACGAGCCGCTTTTTCACCTGAAGATGACCGCGCTCGTGCTGATCCTGCTGCTCGAGGTCGTACCGATGCTCGGGCTGATCCGCTGGCGCGCCGCCGCGCGGCAGCAGCGGATGCCCGATATCGGGCGCGCCCGCACCTATGTGAGGATCGGCCACTGGCAGGCGATGCTCGTGATCGTCATCGTGTTCGCCGCGTCGGGGATGGCGAGGGGGATTGGCGCTGCCGGCTAG